The Neomonachus schauinslandi chromosome 13, ASM220157v2, whole genome shotgun sequence DNA segment TCCTGCAGTGGGATGAAGAGTGAGCCCTGGAGAAGCGGGCGAGGCCGGGGCCCGGGGAGGCGGCCTGTGGCCTCAGCTTCATAGACACCCTGTCGCCACTGCCGCCGAGGCCATTTGTCTCAGAACAGCCCTGTGGGGGCCAGAGGAGGATGGCGACCCGAGGCCCCAAGTGAGCACACAGCAGCCAGAGCTCCTGCTGTTCCGCCCGGCCACCGTGGGAGCCCCTCGGAGACAAGGGGCAGTCCGACTGACGCCCAGACCCCACCGCTCTGCtcaggaggacacaggcagcGACAGCAAATGGTCCTAACAATACGAGCAGAACGCCGTTGTTAAGGCACTATGCTCGCTCTGGGCTGGGCCGGGGGCTCGTGATTTCAGTGTCAAGTCACCAAATCCTCGGAGCCTCCCAGCAAGGTGGGTTCTAAATGCTTCTTCATCTGAAGCACCAGGAAACAGGCATAAGGAGGGGAGTTCGCCTTCCGGCGTCTACACAGCTACTCAGGGCTGATTCAGACCTGGCCTGCTGGACTCGCAGATCCTAACTTCTTGGCTGGTCAGGGAATGTCTCCAGAGCAGGTGCACAGCTGCCGTGGACGGCGTGGACGGCGCTCACGGGGCCGCTCGGGCACGGTGGCCAGGCCTGGGCACGCCCGACAGACACCCCCACTCTGCCCACTGGAACCCCCCGTGCCCGGGCCCCGGGCCGCAGTACCTGCTGGCTGCTAGAGTTGGCCTTACAGAGGTAGCAGAAGAACTGGAGGGTCTGCTTAGACGGTGTGCCGGCGGTGGCCGGGGCAGCAGACGCGGAGTCACCAGCGCGCGGCACAGGGGTGACAGGGACGGTGCTGAAGGCCCGGCTGTCGCTGCTCTGCAGGATGGTGACCTTCAGGGAGCCCCCGGCACCCCACACCTGCACCGGGAGCAGGGGCAGAGCTACCACCAGCGGGGTACCTGTGCTGGGCCCGCCCCTGGGGCAAATGCCTGAGTGGTGTCTCCCTGGACCCTCCTGACAGCCcccttcacagatggggaaactgaggcactgagctGGTAGGTGACTGCCCAGGCTCACAGAGCTGGGGCGGACGACAGCCGGGACTCAAACCTAAGCCCACCCAGCCGTAAAGtccaccccgccccaccctccCGTGAGAGATGGAGAAACGGGAGGCACGAAGACGGGAGCGGGTTTGGCTGCAGTCCCACTATGAGGCGGGGCGGAACCCGAACCGCACGCAGAGGCTTTCGCTCTGTGCTCTCTCCGCTACAGCAAAGCTCCCCCTGTGAGGGGACCAAGGGCTCTAGTTTGGGGATGGGCAGGTTGGAAGGGACTTGTTGCCAAAAGTGCCTCCAGTTCTTCAGAGCAAAAGTGTGTGAAACAGTCAAATCCAGTTTGCTCGGCCCACGGCCCAGGGGTGGTGGGGAAACGTGAGGGGCCCCGAGGGGTGGGGGCGCGCCGCTGGGCCCCGCCGTCCGCGAGCAGCCCCAGTAGCACGTTGACCCACCCACCCCTAGCATCTCTCTTGCTCGTTTTTCACATTCTCCCACATCCAGGCCACTGGTCAAGTCCTCCTGGCTTTCCACGCTGACCTGGGCGCCGCCGGGCTCTGGCAAGGCCTCCTCCAGGCCTGAAACGACAGATGAGTCCATCTCCCACCGGCCCCGAGGGACCTGGGCCTGACAGCCCACGGCCGCTCTACCCACGGCCAGGACCCTGAAGCCTCCAGTGGGGACAACCCCGAGCCCTGGTCAGGACGGCACGGCGCCAGGGGAGGAGCCAAGGACCCGGGCAGGGCTGTCCCATCACGGGGCAACTGGGAACCAGTGCTTGCTTACCGGCTCCAGTAGCTCCCGTATCAGGCGGCGTCTGGAGCACCGCGGAATGATCCGGAACCGGCGCTGGCTCGGGGGCCGGCACCGACACCCGTGGCGGGGGCGGAGGCTGTCCCTCAGTCTGGTCAGGCGGCTGGCCTGCCGACGGCCCCGGGGGTTGCCTCGGGGGCTGCTCCGGGGGCTGGGCCTCAGGACACGTCTGCGTCTGTGCCTGCTTCTGCAGCTGCACCGGCCGCGGGGTCTGCGGACGAGCCTGCGGCGGCACCTGGCTCTGCAGCTCGGCCTCCTTCCGCCGCGGCTGCGGCCCCACGTCGTCCGGGGAGGTCTGGGTCTGCGCCTGCCTCTGCAGTCTGCGCTGCACCGGGGCGTCCGCGGGGGGCGTCAGTGGCTGCGTCTGCTCCTGCACGGGGGCCTGGATCTGCGGAACCCGGGGCTGCAACGGTGGCAGCACTCGGGCTTCCGGCGGCTCAGGCAGCAGCTCGGGTGTCTGTGTCTGCTTCGGGGCCGTGGCGCGGGCCCGAGGCTGGACCTTCGCCTGCAGCTGCCCGGGGGGCTCCTTCTCTGTGGACAACTCTGAGCTAGGGAGGATCAAGAGATAGCTCCCTGTGGCTCCCAGCTGACCCCAGGGGCTCCTCAAAAAGACCGAGATCCGCGTTCAGTCCTAGTTCTAGCACGTACAAGCTGGGCATTCCGGGAAGGGCCTGCCGCTCTGCGGACCCCAGACGCGCCTAAATAAATTGGGAGGATCACTCAGCCCCACCTCCCACAATCTGCTAATAGGTATCCAAGGCCCTGTAAAGCCGCCCACCCTGTGCCCACTCTGAGGTCCCAGATGCACATGTTCACCTCTCCAACCTGGCCACCTAGCctgcctctgggtggctcagtcccagGGAAGACACCGGAGACTCTCTGGCTGGGGGCCCTCCCAAATAAGATGCAGAATTGGGTTTGACCTTCCTGCAAGCAGGACGCCAAGGCCCTTTCCTTCTTCCAGCTCCCTGAAGGGTGCTGACTGCCCCCCCaacacccacccccagccttcgCAAGAATGAGGCTACAGGGCCCATGGGCCCCGGCGGGTTTTCAGCATCCATTACCTCTTTGACCTCTTAGCTGGTGGCTCAGATGCCTCACAAGACTCGGGCAAAGGGGCTAGAGTGCGTTTCTCCTTAGTGATGTCATCCGGGCAGGGTGGGGAATCTTGGTCTGGAACGGAGGGCAGATGAGTGACTGCCGATGTCGATGCCGTGTAGAGCACCCAATACCGCATACGGTAAGACCCTAGCCCTGACCCCCCCTGCAGGAGAGGCCAGGCAGCCTCTCCCCTTGTGCTCTTCTCTCCTCCGAGAGACCGGGCCTGGGctcaacccccctccccaccgcaacaagagccctgcccccccccccggtctGCCTCCATCACTGACCCTGCACCCACCTGCCCCAACCCATGGCCCCTTCCAAAGGGCCAGCAGCCTCCCTCTCTTACCTTCTGGCGTGTTTGTTCGGGACTCGACAGCTTCCTCAGACCCCTCTGGGGGGTCTGACTCGTCTTCCACAGGTATCGTCTGAGAAGAAGAATCCTGCTTCCTTTCAGAAACTGGTTCTGACATCTGCTGCCCCCCCGGGTAAGTACACCCTGGCCCAAGAGCAGCTGTGACAGTCCCCTAGGGGATGAAGGCGCCCAGGGACCCGGCGACCTCTGGTGAGGCCTGGCCCAGAGCTTCCCACAGATGATCCTAAGCACCCCCAGGAATCGTGTCTAGGCGGGCCCATCTAGCTGCCTGGCTGCTAACCCAGATTTGGGGGATACTGAGGGGCCCTCCTGACTCCCCAAGCACCTTCTCCACGAAGCAGCCAGAAGAATCCTTCTAAAATGCAAACATGACCATGTCTTTTGCCTCTTTCAGTCAGAAATCCTCCTGTATTCCTGACTCTAGAGTCCTCCTTCCTTACCCAAGCCCAAAACCACCACCCCATCTGacctctgcccccacacccccacctccagccagcttccccattctccccctcaccctctctATGCCCACACTGGCCTTCTCTCTGGTTCCCCAAAGTCCTAGGCCTCATCCTGCCCCAGGCCTTCACCCAGAGCCTCAAAGGCACTTCTTACAGGAAACCCTCCTGAGCCCAGAGTAGACCCTTAATATGGGTTCCCAGAAGAGCCTGGGCTTCCTTTTTGTGGCATTTTCCACAGTCTTAATTAATTGGTGGGAACATTATTTGCATGAATGTCTCACCATCGCTACgaccctcctccccagcctaAGACCTCCAGGAGGGTCAGGCCAGATGTACTGTCTGCACCATGGAGGCCCCTCACAgatgtttgctaaataaatgcaTGGCTCCGGCTGGTCCTGGGCATTCCAGTTAGCCCCAGGAGCCCGCCTgcagcctccctccttcctcctaaGCCCGAGGAACTAGCACCGAGCAGAAATATGCACCACATTAGGACTTCAGCCCTTCAGAAACTATCTGGCTCTCATCCCGCATGACACGGGCCCTGCTGGCCTGTAAGTCAGGAGGCTCGGGCTCTGGGTCTGTGCGGCCCAGGGCAgcctccaccccactccctgaggctcagtttcccaAGAAGTAAAATGAGTGGCGGGGAGCAGTCATGTGAGGACAGGCCCTAACTGGCAGGCTCAAGGCTGGGACCCCTCTCTGGAGGGACATGCCTCACCTTCAGATGTGGGCTGGCCTCAGAGCAGCCCGAAAAGGAGGGGGGGTGCCACCCCTGCCCCAGAATGTTCTCGTGAGCATGCTGTGTGAGGAGCTGCTGCGACTCAGGGAAGGACAGTCCCAGAGAAGTTATCCCCTTGCAAGTCTCCTTGACTCTCTCTGCTTATGTCAGGGAGAGCCTCCTCTGATACCTTTCACCCCCCAGGGCACAAGGAGCTGTGGATGCAGCTCCAGAACCTTCGGATGGCAACAGTGTAGAGTTTAGGGTTTTGTAACACTGTTTTACCCCATTACCTTTCTTTTACTTGCACCAACAGCAATTaatttagattgtttttaaaatttcagatagtCACAAAATGTTtccttgttaaataaatataactgaGAAGAAGCTAATTCATTTAAAGCTAGGCTACTGCAGACAGTAGCCCCTGGCCACAGGTGCCTGGCTTCTGAGCTCTCCAAACGTCGCCAGCCAAATTGAgatacacaccagattttgaagactcgGTACAAAAGACcaaggaatgtaaaatatctcgttcattttttaaatactgattgaaggttgaaatgataattttttttttccatactggGTTAACTAAAATTTgttgataaaattaatttcaccagtttctttttcctttgttaatgtgATTACGAGAGAAATTTAAATTCCATATACGGCTCACACTTTCTTTCTACAGGGCAGCGTGGATTTACAGAGCACCATTGCAGGACACCTCAAACTACTCCAGTGCTTGGTGTCATTTGCATCTCCATGTGTTTGCAAAGAGAAACATTCGCTCAATAAGATTACTGGtggtggggcgcctaggtggctcagttggttaagcgactgccttcggctcaggtcatgatcctggagtcccgggatcgagtcccacatcgggctccctgcttgtcagggagtctgcttctccctctgaccctctcatgctctatctcattctctctctcaaataaataaataaaatcttaaaaaaaaaaaaaagattactggtGGTGTTTGGATGTGGAAAAAGTCGCATTGGACATTAGGAATATCTGAAATTTGGGAAACCCTAGACAAGGCCAACTTACCCCcttctttttacagatggggaaactgaggacaaaAAGGGACGTGACCTGCCCGAAGGCCTGGCGTGAGCCACGTGGGTGAAGCTGGGCTGATACCCAGGTATGACCttcccactcccatccccacccgCGGCCCCCTGGCCACCACTCACCTTGCGCtgggggggagtggaggagggggtgcGGGCCTGTTTCTGGGGAGTCCGCCCTGAAAGATTGATCTGGGAGGGGTTCATGGGGACCCCGACAGGAGGGGGACCCAGCAAGGACTGCCGAGTGGCCTGGGGGAAGAACTGCTGTAGATTTGGGGTGGCCAGCTGGGGGGGTGTGAGGCTGGGGGCTGTCAGGTTCGGGGCTGCCAGGTTGTAGCCACGGAGGTTCCCTGcgggcaggaagaagggagaagagaggttaCAGTGTGGTTGGATGGTAGAGGCCAGAGTCAGGCGTCAGCCCCCCAGAGCATCACGGAAACAACACAGATGACTTGGACAGGGAAGCttcccacacagcagccagaggagaGAGATGAGAGCCAAAGGCCCACTCCTACCTTGGGCATTGGTAGTGAGGGGGTTTTAGGGCTGGTTTTCTgctgaggaggagagggacaCCCTGATAGCAGCTTGTGCAACCCCACTCACCCTCTGGCACGCTTTAGGGCACACCTTAAGATGTGTGAAAGACCCAGCCCAGTCCCCATAGGAGAACCAGCAAGTTGACTGACTGGTCCCTGGAATAAGACGACACTGTCctatcccaccccccacccccacccccccatcaaAAGTCTACTGGGAACCAGCACTTGCTAAGCCCTTTGCATGCCCGGCCGCAGTCACTCGGCTCAGCCACCATCAGTAGGTACTATGGTCTCTACCAATGACAAAATAGACACAAAGTGGAGGTGTAGCTTGCCCAGGGTCTCTGCTTATTCTGCCTTCACTCCTGTCCACCTGCCTAAATCCTTCCATAGCTCCCTGCTGCTTGGAAAGGAGCTCATTCCTCACCTTGCGGGGGTccggccctgccctcctcccagacCTCCTTTCTTACCATTCTCCCCACACATGCACCCACTATACTCCAGCCATGCTTCTGTGTATCCCTCAACAAGCCTGGTTTCTTCccgcctctgggcctttgcatatgctgttccttctgcctgggctATGCTGCCCCCACTACTTCCTGGTCATCCTTCAGATCTCCCTTTAGGTGTTTATCCTCTGAGAGGCCTTCTCAGAACCGCTCTGTGTCCCCAGAGGCGCCAGCTTCCCTGTTCTAGGACCAACTGCACAATTTCCTTGTCTGCTTCCCACTGCCTACCACCCAACCACCCTGGGAACTCCTATAAGGGCAGGCGCCTCATCTAACTCAGAGGCCTAGTGCTCAGGAAGTGTTTGAACCATAAGAGACAATTCAAATCCTTGCTCCAAAGCTGGGACGGGAAGCATAGGGGTTGAGGACATGGGTGAAATGTGTTCTCATATCTAGTTCAAGCCCTATAGCCCAagctctgtgaccctgagcaaatCAGTTCCCCCTTCTTAGccccagttccctcatctgtacaatgggataATAATAGCGCTTGACTCACTGTTTTATGAGGACTCAATGAGATATACAAGTGTGCCTGGGATCCAATGAGTGTTCAGTTAATAttaacttaaaacaaaataaatacatgtacacatatgtgCAGAGAGAATGCCAACCGACTATTAAAAACAGTAAGATCAAGAGATCTCAAAGctctaaaagaaaaatggacaaaggacatggacaagtcacaaaaagaaatatgaacGTTTAACAGACAAATAAAAAACGTTCGACTGAACTAGCACTCCAACAAATGTAAACTAAAACATTAATGATGTTGCTTTTTGCCAACCAAGTTAGTAAATCatgtgtatatacgtatatatatatatataaaaagcatataatacccagtgttgcTGTGGGCATGGTGAGACCGGAACTGTCATACGAGGCTGGTGGTATTGCAAACTGGTCCAGTCCTTTGGGAAAGCAAGTTGGCAACACTTATCAAGAGCCATAAAACATCCATCCCCCGACACAGCTTTTCTACTTTTCGGAATATGTTCGAAGAAAATCGTCTCAAACATGATATTCATGCCCGTGTTAtttaaaacagagggaaaaaaaaaaagaaaaaacaaagcggagtggggagaaaaaggaagcagcTGAGTTTAGGTACGCGAGGGCTTGCCCTCCAGTGGCATACGAacagctgttaaaaaataatcttcacAGACACTGTCAAATCATCTGGTAAATGATCATGCCATTCTATTCCgtgaaaaggaagtaaaagacaGCCTTTCACTTCCATGTCAATAACCAACCACAATCATATACAAATTCCCAAGTTTGGGCCtgggaaaaaaatgggaggaaatacaCCAAAACCGTgacaggtgttttttgttttccttcaggaGGTGAGTGAGTCTATGACAATTTGGGTTTCCTTattctctaaaaataattttctttcacttttctttgatGAGTGTGACctttaaaataggaaagaaaaagggggaaatacatatgtatacatcgTGTGTGCTTTTGTCTCTCCACCTGCCATAGATCGACTGCCATCGATCATTTGTAAATCAACTCCAGGACCTTCCATGCCTATGTGGCAGGGCTGAGAGTGACAGCCATCACATCTTCTGACCTGGCAGCATAACCTGCTGGATGGCAGGACAGCCTAGTACCTAAGACCACAGCTCTGTAGCAAGACCTGGGCTCTAACTCTCCCTCTAATCCACACCTACTCCCTGTGTGACCCTAGGCACATGATtcttctctaggcctcagttttttcatctgtagaatgggagcTCATGAGTGTAtctcacccctccacccccagagttGTCAGCAGAGTCGAGGAACTGTGTTTGTAAAGGTCTCAGCACAGTGCACCGCCCAGAAGGACCACACAGCAAGCCACAGCTACCGTGCGGGAGGGGCAGGGTCTGAACATGAGCTGGCCCCAGGTCACTGGGCTCCTAAATTAATACTGAAGGGGCTTGGTATCTGGAGCTGCATCTTAGAAGGAAGAGCTGAGAGACTGCTCTCCACGTGGGGACACTGAGACAAGGACACAGGCTTACTACATATGGCTAGAAGCACCCACACAGAGATCCAGGGGGTCAGAAGGCTCAGGCTTCACCTAGCTGCATGACCCAGGGCAAATGACTTCCCCGAGCTctggacctcagcttcctcatctgccaaatgggatGTAGAAGAGAGTGGTCCAAAGAGATCTTTTCCTCCATCATCTCATCTAATCTGAATGGGAGTGAGCTGTGCTGAGTCCTGCCCACAGAGGCCAGCACCATGGCCAAGGGCAAGACCTCTGCCATCAGAAAGAGCTGTGTCCAGCTGAGCAACTTTGGAACTTCCACCCCCTGGAGCCTCAGAGTCCGCATCTGCAAACTAGGACGCCGAGAGTAGCTCCCTCTCAGAGTTAGCGTGTGGATTTGGTGAGATTGAGTGCAAATGGGGATGCCAGGGCACCACCCCTGAGTTGCAGTGAGAAGGGGCCAGTCCTACCTTGCAACTGCTGCAAAAGCAAAGCTCTCTGTAGCACTGAGCCgttgaggagggaggcagagttgGCACCTTGGAGATTCAGAAGCTGTTGCTGTGGCTGCTGCTGGGGAAGCCCCCTGTGTGTTGGGAGGGGGTGTCAGAGGACTTTGCGAGAGTCAgaccctccctcttccctcacctccactctctgcccctctctaccGCAGACAGAGGAACCTCGTAAGGTGGGAACTGATGGTTTCCAGGACTGAAACAGGGATGTCCCTGGGAGAAAGGGCTGGGATGGAGTCTCCACGACAGGGGTCTGAGTGGCAGGGCTGAAGCCACCCACCCCTCCAGAGGGAAACTCACCGGCTGACGGCCATGGGCAGTGGGGCTTGCGGCGGGGACTGCTGGAGCAGCTGCAGGAGTTGCTGCTGCTGGAGCtgctggagctgctgctgctggttgAACATGGTGGCTGAAGAAAGGACACGGAGTAAGGCAGGACCCCTGCGTCCGCGCCTATCCGCGCCTGCCCGTGGCCCTCAAACACCTGCCCCGCTGAGCTTCACGGCCACACTCCAGTCCTGCCAAAAGCATGCCGCATTTGAACCCCCATGCTTTCAATAAACCCCCCCTCCCGCCACTTTCCCGCAAATCCTGCCAACAGCTCCTCCCTCAAACGCCCAACCCCGCCCGCCATCTCCCCCACTCCCATGGCTCGGTCCTTCCAGGGGCGTCCGACGCAAATGCAGCTTCCCCGCCCCTAGCCTTTCTCGCGTCTTCACGCCCGGATGCCAGCCCctctccacacccccacccctccctcgtGCCCCTTTTGTCAATAACAGCACCCCCCAACCTTTCGCTTTGGCCTCTGAACAAGGTGGGAGGTaggcttccctcccccactccgcTAAGCCCTTCCTCTGCAGATCCAGCCAGCATTGCACATCAAATCCGGCCACCCCACCTGCCCGCGACGCCCGCAGCCTCCATGCAAGTGGCCCCTAAGCCTTGCGTGCGTCCCCCAGTCGCGCTCGGCCCGCGCACTTCGCTTCCCCGAGCCCCCGCCGCAATCGCCCCGCCCCCACTGGCAGAGCCGACTGGGCCGCTGGAACTCGCGGCTCCGCCCGGGCCTGGCCGCTTGAAAGGCTGGTCTGCGGGCCTGGCCGCCGCAACGCCCTCTGGAG contains these protein-coding regions:
- the CIZ1 gene encoding cip1-interacting zinc finger protein isoform X2, producing the protein MFNQQQQLQQLQQQQLLQLLQQSPPQAPLPMAVSRGLPQQQPQQQLLNLQGANSASLLNGSVLQRALLLQQLQGLDQFAIPPASYDSSGLTMPTATLGNLRGYNLAAPNLTAPSLTPPQLATPNLQQFFPQATRQSLLGPPPVGVPMNPSQINLSGRTPQKQARTPSSTPPQRKTIPVEDESDPPEGSEEAVESRTNTPEDQDSPPCPDDITKEKRTLAPLPESCEASEPPAKRSKSSELSTEKEPPGQLQAKVQPRARATAPKQTQTPELLPEPPEARVLPPLQPRVPQIQAPVQEQTQPLTPPADAPVQRRLQRQAQTQTSPDDVGPQPRRKEAELQSQVPPQARPQTPRPVQLQKQAQTQTCPEAQPPEQPPRQPPGPSAGQPPDQTEGQPPPPPRVSVPAPEPAPVPDHSAVLQTPPDTGATGAGLEEALPEPGGAQVSVESQEDLTSGLDVGECEKRAREMLGVWGAGGSLKVTILQSSDSRAFSTVPVTPVPRAGDSASAAPATAGTPSKQTLQFFCYLCKANSSSQQEFQNHMSGAQHQQRLGEIQHMSQACLLSLLPVPRDVLEREDEEPPPRRWCNTCQVYYMGDLIQHRRTQDHKIAKQSLRPFCTVCNRYFKTPRKFVEHVKSQGHKDKAKELKMLEKEIAGQDEDHFITVDAVGCFEGDEEEEEEEEDEEEEIEVEEEFCKQVRSRDISIEEWKGSETYSPNTAYGVDFLVPVMGYICRICHKFYHSNSGAQLSHCKSLAHFENLQKYKKAKNPSPTSRPVSRRCAINARNALTALFTSGGRTPTQSSTQDTAKTPGKNASTTTVIQGPAQNASSSKKPSLVSTRNHHSLLHGHS
- the CIZ1 gene encoding cip1-interacting zinc finger protein isoform X1, translating into MFNQQQQLQQLQQQQLLQLLQQSPPQAPLPMAVSRGLPQQQPQQQLLNLQGANSASLLNGSVLQRALLLQQLQGLDQFAIPPASYDSSGLTMPTATLGNLRGYNLAAPNLTAPSLTPPQLATPNLQQFFPQATRQSLLGPPPVGVPMNPSQINLSGRTPQKQARTPSSTPPQRKDSSSQTIPVEDESDPPEGSEEAVESRTNTPEDQDSPPCPDDITKEKRTLAPLPESCEASEPPAKRSKSSELSTEKEPPGQLQAKVQPRARATAPKQTQTPELLPEPPEARVLPPLQPRVPQIQAPVQEQTQPLTPPADAPVQRRLQRQAQTQTSPDDVGPQPRRKEAELQSQVPPQARPQTPRPVQLQKQAQTQTCPEAQPPEQPPRQPPGPSAGQPPDQTEGQPPPPPRVSVPAPEPAPVPDHSAVLQTPPDTGATGAGLEEALPEPGGAQVSVESQEDLTSGLDVGECEKRAREMLGVWGAGGSLKVTILQSSDSRAFSTVPVTPVPRAGDSASAAPATAGTPSKQTLQFFCYLCKANSSSQQEFQNHMSGAQHQQRLGEIQHMSQACLLSLLPVPRDVLEREDEEPPPRRWCNTCQVYYMGDLIQHRRTQDHKIAKQSLRPFCTVCNRYFKTPRKFVEHVKSQGHKDKAKELKMLEKEIAGQDEDHFITVDAVGCFEGDEEEEEEEEDEEEEIEVEEEFCKQVRSRDISIEEWKGSETYSPNTAYGVDFLVPVMGYICRICHKFYHSNSGAQLSHCKSLAHFENLQKYKKAKNPSPTSRPVSRRCAINARNALTALFTSGGRTPTQSSTQDTAKTPGKNASTTTVIQGPAQNASSSKKPSLVSTRNHHSLLHGHS
- the CIZ1 gene encoding cip1-interacting zinc finger protein isoform X3; protein product: MFNQQQQLQQLQQQQLLQLLQQSPPQAPLPMAVSRGLPQQQPQQQLLNLQGANSASLLNGSVLQRALLLQQLQGLDQFAIPPASYDSSGLTMPTATLGNLRGYNLAAPNLTAPSLTPPQLATPNLQQFFPQATRQSLLGPPPVGVPMNPSQINLSGRTPQKQARTPSSTPPQRKDSSSQTIPVEDESDPPEGSEEAVESRTNTPEDQDSPPCPDDITKEKRTLAPLPESCEASEPPAKRSKSSELSTEKEPPGQLQAKVQPRARATAPKQTQTPELLPEPPEARVLPPLQPRVPQIQAPVQEQTQPLTPPADAPVQRRLQRQAQTQTSPDDVGPQPRRKEAELQSQVPPQARPQTPRPVQLQKQAQTQTCPEAQPPEQPPRQPPGPSAGQPPDQTEGQPPPPPRVSVPAPEPAPVPDHSAVLQTPPDTGATGAGLEEALPEPGGAQVSVESQEDLTSGLDVGECEKRAREMLGVWGAGGSLKVTILQSSDSRAFSTVPVTPVPRAGDSASAAPATAGTPSKQTLQFFCYLCKANSSSQQEFQNHMSGAQHQQRLGEIQHMSQACLLSLLPVPRDVLEREDEEPPPRRWCNTCQVYYMGDLIQHRRTQDHKIAKQSLRPFCTVCNRYFKTPRKFVEHVKSQGHKDKAKELKMLEKEIAGQDEDHFITVDAVGCFEGDEEEEEEEEDEEEEIEVEEEFCKQVRSRDISIEEWKGSETYSPNTAYGVDFLVPVMGYICRICHKFYHSNSGAQLSHCKSLAHFENLQKYKKAKNPSPTSRPVSRRCAINARNALTALFTSGGRTPTQSSTQDTAKTPGKVTAQPPPPPLPRRSTRLKT
- the CIZ1 gene encoding cip1-interacting zinc finger protein isoform X4, whose protein sequence is MFNQQQQLQQLQQQQLLQLLQQSPPQAPLPMAVSRGLPQQQPQQQLLNLQGANSASLLNGSVLQRALLLQQLQGLDQFAIPPASYDSSGLTMPTATLGNLRGYNLAAPNLTAPSLTPPQLATPNLQQFFPQATRQSLLGPPPVGVPMNPSQINLSGRTPQKQARTPSSTPPQRKDSSSQTIPVEDESDPPEGSEEAVESRTNTPEDQDSPPCPDDITKEKRTLAPLPESCEASEPPAKRSKSSELSTEKEPPGQLQAKVQPRARATAPKQTQTPELLPEPPEARVLPPLQPRVPQIQAPVQEQTQPLTPPADAPVQRRLQRQAQTQTSPDDVGPQPRRKEAELQSQVPPQARPQTPRPVQLQKQAQTQTCPEAQPPEQPPRQPPGPSAGQPPDQTEGQPPPPPRVSVPAPEPAPVPDHSAVLQTPPDTGATGAGLEEALPEPGGAQVSVESQEDLTSGLDVGECEKRAREMLGVWGAGGSLKVTILQSSDSRAFSTVPVTPVPRAGDSASAAPATAGTPSKQTLQFFCYLCKANSSSQQEFQNHMSGAQHQQRLGEIQHMSQACLLSLLPVPRDVLEREDEEPPPRRWCNTCQVYYMGDLIQHRRTQDHKIAKQSLRPFCTVCNRYFKTPRKFVEHVKSQGHKDKAKELKMLEKEIAGQDEDHFITVDAVGCFEGDEEEEEEEEDEEEEIEVEEEFCKQVRSRDISIEEWKGSETYSPNTAYGVDFLVPVMGYICRICHKFYHSNSGAQLSHCKSLAHFENLQKYKKAKNPSPTSRPVSRRCAINARNALTALFTSGGRTPTQSSTQDTAKTPGKLPGGQSPPS
- the CIZ1 gene encoding cip1-interacting zinc finger protein isoform X5 encodes the protein MFNQQQQLQQLQQQQLLQLLQQSPPQAPLPMAVSRGLPQQQPQQQLLNLQGANSASLLNGSVLQRALLLQQLQGLDQFAIPPASYDSSGLTMPTATLGNLRGYNLAAPNLTAPSLTPPQLATPNLQQFFPQATRQSLLGPPPVGVPMNPSQINLSGRTPQKQARTPSSTPPQRKTIPVEDESDPPEGSEEAVESRTNTPEDQDSPPCPDDITKEKRTLAPLPESCEASEPPAKRSKSSELSTEKEPPGQLQAKVQPRARATAPKQTQTPELLPEPPEARVLPPLQPRVPQIQAPVQEQTQPLTPPADAPVQRRLQRQAQTQTSPDDVGPQPRRKEAELQSQVPPQARPQTPRPVQLQKQAQTQTCPEAQPPEQPPRQPPGPSAGQPPDQTEGQPPPPPRVSVPAPEPAPVPDHSAVLQTPPDTGATGAGLEEALPEPGGAQVSVESQEDLTSGLDVGECEKRAREMLGVWGAGGSLKVTILQSSDSRAFSTVPVTPVPRAGDSASAAPATAGTPSKQTLQFFCYLCKANSSSQQEFQNHMSGAQHQQRLGEIQHMSQACLLSLLPVPRDVLEREDEEPPPRRWCNTCQVYYMGDLIQHRRTQDHKIAKQSLRPFCTVCNRYFKTPRKFVEHVKSQGHKDKAKELKMLEKEIAGQDEDHFITVDAVGCFEGDEEEEEEEEDEEEEIEVEEEFCKQVRSRDISIEEWKGSETYSPNTAYGVDFLVPVMGYICRICHKFYHSNSGAQLSHCKSLAHFENLQKYKKAKNPSPTSRPVSRRCAINARNALTALFTSGGRTPTQSSTQDTAKTPGKVTAQPPPPPLPRRSTRLKT